The genomic stretch CACAGGACAAGTGAGTttcaaacacgcgcacacacacacatatacctataccacacacacacacaccacagaccacacatacacaccacatacacataccacacacacaccttacacattgtgtgtgtagtgcagtctgtaatgtgtgtttgtatgcatgtagtgtgatctgtaatgtgtgtgtgtgtgtgtgtctgtgtgtgcgcgagtgtttgtgtttttgcgggGACCTGGGcaagctgatgtgtgtgtgtgtgtgtgttcacaggaACCTGGGCGAgctgattgtgtgtttgtgtgtgtgtgttgtttgcagGAACCTGGGCGAgctgattgtgtgtttgtgtgtgtgtgttgtttgcagGAACCTGGGCGAgctgattgtgtgtttgtatgtgtgtgttgtttgcagGAACgctgattgtgtgtttgtatgtgtgtgttgtttgcagGAACCTGGGCGAgctgattgtgtgtttgtatgtgtgtgttgtttgcagGAACgctgattgtgtgtttgtatgtgtgtgttgtttgcagGAACCTGGGCGAgctgattgtgtgtttgtatgtgtgtgttgtttgcagGAACCTGGCTGAgctgattgtgtgtttgtgtgtgtgtgtgttgtttgcagGAACGCTgattatgtgtttgtatgtgtgtgttgtttgcagGAACgctgattgtgtgtttgtgtgtgtgtgatgtttgcaGGAACCTGGGCACgctgattgtgtgtttgtgtgtgtgtgttgtatgtgtgtgttgtttgcagGAAtgctgattgtgtgtttgtgtgtgtgtgttgtatgtgtgtgttgtttgcagGAACGCTgatcgtgtgtttgtgtgtgtgttgtttgcagGAATCTGGGCGAGCTGATCGACCGGTTCGTGACAGACCTGCGCTCCCAGGGCCCCCCCCAGTGTGggagtgaggaggggggggccgTGCTGCCCAGCTGTGCTGACCTCTTTGTGTACTATAAGAAGTGCATGGTGCAGTGCTCCCAGCTCAGCACCGGGGAGCCCATGATCGCCCTCACCACCATCTTCCAGAAGTACCTGCGAGAGTACGCCTGGAAGATCCTGTCTGGAAACCTGCCCAAGTGAGCGCTCTATCccacctgtacacctgcaggACTGGGTACTGACAGAGTAGGGACTGGGTGTAGCTGTGTGATTGGGTACTGACAGATTGGGGACTGGGTGTAGCTGTGTGATTGGGTGCTGACAGAGCAGGGACCGGGTGTAGCTGTGTGATTGGGTACTGACAGAGTGGGGGGCAGGTGtagctgtgtgattggttacTGACATAGTGGAGGGCGGGTGTAGCTGTGTGATTGGGTACTGACATAGTGGAGGGCGCGTGTAGCTGTGTGATTGGGTACTGAcagtgtggggggcgggggtagcTGTGTGATTGGGTACTGACCGGGACCGGGTGTAGCTGTGTGACTGGGTACTGACAGAGTGGGGAGTGGATGTAGCTGTGTGATTGGGTACTGACAGATTGGGGGGCGGGTGTAGTTTGTGATTGGGTACTGACAGATTGGGGACTGGGTGTAACTGTGTGATTGGGTACTGACACAGTGAGGGGCCGATGTAGCTGTGTGATTGGGTACTGACAGTGTGGGGACCGCGTGTAGCTGTGTGTTCCGGTACTGACATGGTGGAGGGCGGGTGTAGTTTGTGATTGGGTACTGACAGAGTCTGGGTGGGTGTAGCTGTGTGATTGGGTACTgacagtgtgggggtgggtgtagTTTGTGATTGGGTACTCACATAGTGGAGGGCGGGTGTAGTTTGTGATTGGGTACTCACATAGTGGAGGGCGGGTGTAGTTCGTGATTGGGTACTGACAGTGTGGGGACcttgtgtagctgtgtgttctgGTACTCACATAGTGGGGGGCAGGTGTAGTTTGTGATTGGATACTCACATAGTGGAGGGTGGGTGTAGTTTGTGATTGGGTACTGACAGAGCGTGGGTGGGTGTAGCTGTGTGATTGGGTACTgacagtgtgggggtgggtgtagTTTGTGATTGGGTACTCACATAGTGGAGGGTGGGTGTAGTTTGTGATTGGGTACTCACATAGTGGAGGGTGGGTGTAGTTTGTGATTGGGTACTGACAGAGCGTGGGTGGGTGTAGTTGTGTGATTGGGTACTGACAGTGTGGGGGCGGGTGTAGTTTGTGATTGGGTACTGACAGAGTGGGGAGCGGATGTAGCTGCGTGATTGGGTACTGACAGTGTGAAGACCGGGTGTAGCTGTGTGATTGGGTACTGACACAGTGAGGGGCAGATGTAGCTGTGTGATTGGGTACTGACACAGTGAGGGGCAGATGTAGCTGTGTGATTGGGTACTGACACAGTGAGGGGCAGATGTAGCTGTGTGATTGGGTACTGACAGTGTGGGGGCGGGTGTAGTTTGTGATTGGGTACTAACAGAGTGGGGAGCGGATGTAGCTGTGTGATTGGGTACTGACAGTGTGGGGGCGGGTGTAGTTTGTGATTCGGTACTGACAGAGTGGGGAGCGGATGTCGCTGTGTGATTGGGTACTGACACAGTGAGGGGCAGATGTAGCTGTGTGATTGGGTGCTGACAGAGCGTGGGGCGGGTGTAGTTTGTGATTGGGTGCTGACAGAGCGTGGGGCTGTTGCAGGAccagcagcggcagcggcgggTTGACCATTAGCAGTCTgctgaaggagaaggaggggtCAGAGACGGCCAAGTTCACCCCGGAGGAGCTCTGCCTCATCTGCAGCATCCTGAGCACAGCAGAGTACTGCCTGGCCACCACACAGCAGGTCCGCCGCAGCACCGACCAGAGCCACTGACCACTCGCTGCTAACCACTTAACCACTGACCACACACTGCTAACCACACTGACCACTCACTGCTAACTACTGACCACTCACTGCTAACCACTGACCACTTACTGCTAACCACACTGACCACTCACTGCTAACTACTGACCACTCACTGCTAACCACTTAACCACTGACCACTTACTGCTAACCACACTGACCACTCACTGCTAACCACACTGACCACTCACTGCTAACTACTGACCACTTACTGCTAACCTCTCAACCACTCACCACTCACTGTTAACCACACTGACCACTCACTGCTAACTACTGACCACTCACTGCTAACCTCTCAACCACTGACCACTCACTGTTAACCACACTGACCACTCACCACTGACCACTCACTGCTAACCACTTAACCACTGACCACTTACTGCTAACCACACTGACCACTCACTGCTAACCACACTGACCACTCACTGCTAACCACTGACCGCTCATTGCTAACCACTCGACCACGGACCACTCACTGCTAACCACTCAACTACTGACTGTTCACTACTGACCACTCATCCACTGACCACTTGCTACCAATTATTCAACCACTGAACTTTCACCCATGACCACAGGCACTGTCTGCTATCATCTGCACCATTTTGTGATGCCATTTTGTCTCGCTTTTTTGTGTCCAGTTGGAGgagaagctgaaggagaagGTGGATAAGGCTCTGGTGGAGAGGATTAATCTGACCGGAGAGATGGACACTTTCAGCACGTAAGAGCCTGTCTTATGCCCCACAGGgcgtctgtgctgctgtttctgacatggagtgtctgtgctgctgtttctgacacggagtgtctgtgctgctgttcctctcacggcgtctgtgctgctgtttctgctgcagcgtctgtgctgctgtttctgacacagagtgtctgtgctgctgttcctctcacggcgtctgtgctgctgtttctgccgcagtgtctgtgctgtgtctgtggtgcGGTGGTGATGTGATCTCTGGTCCGTGTTTGGCAGGGTGATCTCTAACAGCATCCAGCTGCTGGTGCAGGACCTGGACTCAGCGTGTGACCCCGCCCTCACGGCCATGAGCAAGGTAAGCCCGCCCACTCTGGGTCCAGCTGCCTCGCACCCTGCACTGGGGTGTTGagcaggggtgtgtggggtgggatAATGCATGTTAAGGTGGGGTAgggtgtgttgagtgtgtggaGGAGGTTGTGTTAAGGTGCGGTAgggtgtgttgagtgtgtggaGGAGGTTGTGTTAAGGTGTGGTAgggtgtgttgagtgtgtggaGTAGTGTGTGTTAAGGTGCGGTAGGGTGTCTTGAGTGTGTGGAGTAGTGTGTGTTAAGGTGCGGTAGGGTGTCTTGAGTGTGTGGAGTAGTGTGTGTTAAGGTGTGGTAgggtgtgttgagtgtgtggaGGAGGTTGTGTTAAGGTGTGGTAGGGTGTGTTGAGTGTGGAGTAATGTGTGTTAAGGTGTGGTAGGCTGTGTTGAGTGTGGAGTAGTGTGTGTTAAGGTGCGGTAGGGTGTGTTAGGATGCGGTAGGTTGTGTTGAGTGCGGAGAGTGTGTGTTAAGGTGCGGTAGGCTGTGTTGAGTGTGGAGTAGCGTGTGTTAAGGTGCGGTAGAGTGTGTTAGGATGCGGTAGGCTATGTTGAGTGTGGAGTAGCGTGTGTTAAGGTTCAATAGAGTGTGTTGAGTGTGGAGCAGCGTGCAGTTCCTCTGATGGTGTTGGGCGTGTCACCCTAGATGCCGTGGCAGAACGTGGAGCACGTTGGGGACCAGAGCCCGTATGTGACCTCGGTCATCATGCACATCAAACACAACGTGCCCATCATCCGAGACAACCTGGCCTCCACACGCAAGTACTTCACCCAGTTCTGCATCAAGTTCACCAAGTGAGTGTACCGcccacagcatttacacacacgcgcacacacacacacactcacatactctctcttacacacacacacactcactcacatactgtctcgcacacacactcgcacacgcacaaacacatgaacacacacatttacatactctctcttacacacacacacacacacacactctctcttacacacattacgctcacacacacacactcgcacacgcacagacaaacacatgcacacacacatttacatactctctcttacacacacacacacacacacactctctcttacacacattacgctcacacacacacactcgcacacgcacagacaaacacatgcacacacacatttacatactctctcttacacacacacacacacacactcacatactctctcttacacacacacactcacacactctctctcacacgcacacacacacacacacacacacacacactttccccaTGCACGCATGTCCTTACTTTATCTCTCTTTCAGCTCCTTCATCCCCAAATTCATCACTCACCTGTTCAGGTGTAAGCCAATCAGCATGGTGGGAGCAGAGCAGGTAAGCCAATCAGCACTCTCACcctgtgtgcttctctgtgctcTGAAATGTCCCCGTAAGTGATGTGCGTgaccacgtgtgtgtgtgtgtgtgtgtgtgagcgcagcTCCTGCTGGACACACACTCCCTGAAGACGGTTCTGCTGGACCTGCCCTCCATCGGGTCCCAGGTGGTGCGCAAGGCCCCCGCCAGCTACACCAAGATCGTGGTGAAGGGCATGACCCGCGCCGAGATGATCCTGAAGGTGACcgagctgcacacacacacacacatatacacacatatacacacacgcacatacacacgtacacacacacacacacacacagtatacacacacacacacacacacacacacgtacacacgcgcacacatacagtatacacacacacacacgcacatacgcactgtacacatacacatgcacacagtatacatacacacacacacacatacacacgcacacacacatacagtatacacacacacacgcacatacgcactgtacatatacacacatacacacacacgcacatacacagtatacatacacacacacacacatacacacacacgcacacgcactgtacatatacacacatacacacacacgcacatacgcactgtacacatacacacgcacacagtatacatacacgcacatgcacacgcacacacgcacacgcacacagtatgcatacacacacacacacgcgcacatacacacacacacgcacacacagctctgctggACACCATACTCTCAGGCATGTGTTACATGTGGAATGCATAAATATTGGCAAGTTGCCTGAACCTCATCCCCCTTAAGCCCACCCTACTCCCTACCCCCTGCCTCatcccccagcgccccccccccccgcctccccccacgCAGTCCGTCCGtctctctgtccatccatctgtccacTCACAAACTTCCTCTGGGTTTCCGGTTGTTTTGAATCTTCGCCTGATCTCCGTAACGGTGAAACCTGGAGCTGCACTAATACCAAAAAATACAGCGGCCACTTCCTGCCAGTTGGCCCCTacttcccctcccctcgccaGTCGGGCCGGACGTCAGACCACATTGTCCTGTGCCTTTGACGCAGCTCTTTTTATCTCGTAGAGTCCCGACAACACAAATCCGCCAAATAAAAACCTAagttcaacccccccccccccccccccccccaacgagCACCGCGGCGCGTGCTGActttggctccgcccccccaggTGGTGATGGCCCCGCACGAGCCGCCGGTGGTGTTCGTGGACAACTACATCAAGCTGCTGGCGGACGGGAACCCCGACACCTTCCAGAAGATTCTGGACATGAAGGTGAGCTCCCGCGCGCCGCGCTCTGGAGTCACGGCGACCGCTTTCACTGTGAGCGTGCTGCTCTCACAGACTGGTGCCTGTCCCTCCCTCACTGTcgttctctctcaccccctccccatactctctccctctcgttctccctctgcctctttctcctctccctctctcattctctccccctctctctgtccctctgactccctccctcactgtcattctctctctccccccccccatactctctccctctcgttccccctctgcctctttctcctctccctctctcattctctctctctccccctctctctctccctctgactccctccctcactgtcattctctctctcaccccctccccatcctctctccctcttcccatcctctccctccctctctctctctctctccctctctcccctttccccatcctctctccctctctctgtctctttctcttctccctctcattttctctctctgtccctgccccctctctctccctcctttcctcctcattccctcactctctccctccccgccccctctgtctcccttccccccccatcctctccctctccctaccttccccccctcctccctccccatccctccctgtcctccctctctctccccccccccccccagggtctgAAGCGCAGTGAGCAGGGCAGCATGCTGGAGCTCTTCAGGCAGCGGTTGCCCACCCCGCCATCAGGGGGCGACGGCATGCCCTCCCTGTCCTTCAGCGCCCCCACCCCGGAGCAAGAGTCGTCTCGCATCCGCAGGCTGGAGAAGCTCATCAAAAAGAGACTGTGagccccccactccacccccgcccccgccccccctacccacactcccctctctccaccccgcccccccccctacccacactcccctctctccaccccgcCCCGACTGTGGATCCCTGTCCCACGTCCCTCTAAAGAGACGCTGACCCTTCTGGACGCAAACCACTtcctcctccgtctcctccTGTGGATTTAACCAATGGGGCTCCCCACAGGTACCCGAATCGGCCAATGGGAGAAGGCCTTTTCTCACAATAAGAGTATAAAAAGTGATGAGCTGGTGAATATGAGACTGAAATTGTTGTCGGACGGTCAGAAAGCCCTGCCAGCACGAGTGAGCCAGGCTCTCTACCGGAGGAGTGCACACGCGCTCTCGCAGTCTGCTGCTGGAATGGGGACTggcgaggtgtgtgtgtctgtgtgtgtgtgtatgtgtgtgtgcgtgtgtctctgtgtctgtgtgtgcgtgtgtgtgtggggcattCCGTCCCTCTTGCGCTCCTGGTTTAGCTCTCCTGTGCTGGGCATCTGGTGTTTATCTGAGCAGCACAGGAACTTAAACCACGCGcaggcctgcctgcctgtgcctccccaatctgtgtgtgtgtgtgtgtgttggggggggggggttaaaggaAGAGCACAGAACACGTTTACCTACGTTCAGTTCATCCTGCCCGCTGCCCCCACCCACTCTCCTCATGGCCCTACAACTGACATGaaaaggggcggggtcagcctGTGACTGACacggaagggggcggggtcagccaGTGACCGGCAGGAAACCCGTTCGCAGCCTCACGGTGAAGAGGGAAGCGGTATCTGAACCCTGCAGGTGCAGATATCTCACTGCAGCCGCCGGAACGACTTGCGCAAACCCCAAACGCAACCGaggcgatgtgtgtgtgtgtgtgtgtgtgtgtgtgtgtgtgtgtctgtgtgtctgcgtgtgtgtgtgtgtctgtgggggggtttgcatgcgcatgcatgcgtgtgtacgaTCATCAGGAGGAGCCGTTCTGTTGGAGGGTTTAAATGTTGGCCGAATCCTGCACTCCGTTGAACCCTgcttattaatatattaatattaatatatttgtcCAGTGTGATTGCTGTACAAATTCCTGCCTTCTGTTTATAAAAATAGCTTTAATGATTTTCGAATTAGTACTATAATGGTTATTGGCGACACGACACTAATAAAATACCTTCACCACGAGaaatgtgtgttctttttttcttccatgaAGGGGCCGTTGTTTAATTAAACCCTTAGCTGGTACTCTTAGGAAGGGCGTTCATAAGATCTTGTGCAAGAACTTCCTTACCATCGCTGCATCCATTATGCTGTGTTTCAATTGGGAAGGGGGTCGGGGGTGTGTCCGTTTTAAAAGGGCGTGTCCTGCCCCTTCGGCTGCGCGTAAAACAAAGCGCGTCTCCGAGAGAGCTTGAAAGTCCAAACCGGCAAGCGAGCACCGTCTGGGCCAGGAAGTCGCAGCTTCAAAGCAGAAAGGATTCGCGACCCTTGACCGTATTGTTTGGATGTCTTCGGGCCGAGAGAAAAGGACTTCTGGCTTTCTAATGGCATGGAGGAAATAACGGACCGATTTACACACGATTATACTTTTCCGTGTGTTGCTGACTTTGCTTTACAGCCAAACAGCAGCCGCTGATGCCGGTTACGTTAACTCCGAGGTAAACCGTAGTCTGTGTACGGTCGCCGAGGACTTTTCTAAGCATTTACAAAAAGTCGTCAAGTTAAATTAGCTCCTGGACAAGTCGTTTAGTGACGGAAGATTTAAAATTCAACCGAATAACCCCAAGCTGGTGTATTTCATCAATAACATTCCAGGAAAGCTATGTCGGTCAGATTTAACTTGCCTAATGTGTCCGAAGATGACCTACACGTGAACTGTGCACCGGGGCGGCCGCTCGACAGTCCAGATTCCGGTCTGCCCCCCAGCCCGAGTCCGAGCGCCTGGCTGCTGCCGGGCGGACCTGAGAGAGCTGGGCTCCGACCGCTCGCTGAGGAGGACAGCCGGAGGGCTCCAGCGGTAGGTTGAGTTTCGTCATCTTTTGATTGCACGCAGTAATTTATAAAGCATAATTATAGGAACAGGTAAGAATCGCACAACAAAGGTGTAGAAACGTACTCTTTCCTATTTATGCAGAGCAAGCGTAAAACGCAAGACTTCTAGAAGTTAGGTAAAGGTAACCTCAGCCTGTAGAGGTAAATGCAGAAGTTAGTGGGTGAGAGAACTGCTGCAGTATACTTGTGTAAGTGACTCAGGAAACTGACCCTTATTGCCTCATTTCTTCCGACAATCAGCGAAACTCTTGCTGCCTGAAAACTCAGCAGACTGGCGCGGACCCTGTGTTTTCGCCGCAGTTTCGTCCTCTGTCCTATGGGGAAGGAATCGAGTTGGACCCTCTGCCACCGAAAGAAGTCCGGTGACTGTCttctttttcttaatttctcTTAATAGTTCGTAGTTATGCGCTGTATGCTGTTAGCGTAACGGTGACGTAACTTGTACGCAATGATTCCAGTTTTGCGCTTGACAATAAAGTACACGTGGTTGCTTTGCACTTATTAGCATGTCTTGTAACTGACCAGTGGAACGTGTGTTTTTCGTGCTTGTCTGCCCATAGATACACATCATCCGTACGCTATGACTCCGATCGGCACTTCATCCATTACGTATCGCTAGAACCCCGTGGTTTTGGCCTGGACTCATGTAGCCAGACGATCGTAGCCTTGTCCCACAACACTTGGAAGCACTACCGGACCCAGCTGCACCTGGAGCCCCGGCAGCGGGTACAGCGGTACCAGAGCACCACCATCGTGTACCCGAAACACGCCAGCGCCGTCTATGTCACGCACCTGCACTACGACTGCAGCAGGAAAGCCAGGCGCTTCCTCTCCAGCGTGGAGCTGGAGGCCGCGCAACGGGGGTAATGGCTTAAGTTCTGAGCACGTCACCATCTGCGCCGAGCGACACTACCGTTCACGCGCCCAATTAAACTGCGCGCACCGCCTGCCTTAGTAACGACTGCTGAACTTGGCAGGTTTGTTCTGATTGACAAACGGGGTGATAGCGGTCCTCTTTGACGTCACAACGTGGCTTGGAATTACGGAAATTTTCTGCGTGCCGGAGTTTTGTAGGAACGGGGGAAAATGCGTCTTGCTGTCAGCTTGGGGTGGAAACTCTAATGAATGAAATGCAGTGTAATATGAGACAGGCAGTTTAGTGTTATTGTCCGAGCAGTGAGGCATGGTGTGTTTAGCAGATTTAGGGGAAGTGCAGCGGGGTCAGTTGGAAGCTGAAACGCTGTTTTCCATCTGGTTTCTGTTGTTCTTTGCGTTTCCTGTACtggccctacacacacacacacacacacacacacacacacacacacacacacatatgcacgtgaACGCACGGGGAACTCTGTGGGGGTGTTTCTGCCCAGCCAATGTCCCTTTCGGTTTGGGTAATGTGTTCTGTTACCGGACGTAATTTGGTCTTCACAAAACGTTTTCATGTGGAACTTGTTGATGGAAACTCATATCGCATGGTATTGCACAGAAATTGCTTTAACGTGTTATTTAGTAAGCACatctgtaggttttttttttttttttacatgggttGTGTAAAGGGACATTTTTGCAACatgcttcctgtttgtttgaacTTATTTAGCGCACACTGAGTGAAGGTGCGGCTGAACGAAAAGCAGTGTAATGTGTGACAGGACCTCGGTGAGCGTGCGTAGCTACACTGCGCAGAACACCCAAGGCTCACTAGCATGTACATGTCAGCGCAGATTATCTGACTGTGTTCCAGGCCTCTCTTTCCCTGCTGGCTTCACAGGCTGCATGTGACATTGCTGTGCACGAGCGAGAGGAGTGTGTAGACTGCCCCTAATCTGACAGAGGCGCTTTGCTGGATACTAAATTTCCCCACCCTTACGATCCACTCTAACCTTTAATCCAGATTAAATGGCTGCTGTAACAGTGATTGATTGAGTAGATTTCTCAATCTGTGTTCCCATCTCATCAGAACTGTTCACAGTTAAgcaaggttgtgtgtgtgtgtgtgtgtgtgtgtgtgcgcgcgcgcgcgagcgagttgtgtgtgtgtgggggggggatgttattgaattttaattttattttctctgtaaatTGTACTGCTTTTCTGTAATGTTTGGAAAGGTTTTGTCATAGCAGCTATGCAAATATAATCTCAACTGTTTTAATAAACTGTATAATGATTAATAATGGGAttcattttaagtattttattcAACCTGAAAGTCAACACCCTTAAATCCTTCTGGGTAAGAGCGTATGCCATTTAAGTGGCAAAAAATGTAACGTGAACGATCCAATTGAATCCGTGGACAATTGACCACAGCGCCCTCTGTCGGGACTTTTCTGATGGACATGAAAACAGATCGAAAGTACGAAACTACATAGGCACATTCAGAGTGTTGCGCAAACTTTTGCTGACGCCTGTagtatacatttaaaacaaaacctgtACGTATTAAAACCAACACTGATCCGGTGCCTCAAGTTACAAAACTGGAAAGGCTCCTTCGTCCGGCTGAGAAATACTCTTTgttgatttttattaaaaatattccaAGAAATGATTAACACTACGtctgatatatatttttaataaatgtaaacgGGAGATCCAACACAAACGGTCAAATAAttgaatgttattttaattttcgTACTGCACGTCAACCAAATAGCCTACTGCATGCtcacaaaatgtaaatgtaaatacactCAATGTTACAGAATTTTAATATAATAGAAATTAGGTTGCATGAATTAACCTACCAATGTAGTGTACGCTCGTCGTCTCTCCTGTTACTCgtgattttaatttcataatgctgtgccatttaagttttttttaaaaagagcctATAATACGTTCTTCGCCAACTTAACGATCTGGAACACTTGGCACCATTTTATTGTCGCGATCCTCAAATGATCCCTGGAGCTTTTGTAACAAAGTGGGCGTGGTATATCCAGGACAAGTTGGGGCAAAACACTGTGCCGGAAGAGACTCGTCTAATACACAGGACGATGAGAACATACAGTGCTCGGATGTACTGCTGAAGGGCGGAATAACATGCTCGTAAACCAACACGATAGTGAACTATAACTGACATAATTGTTAGCACAGGATTTAACAATGAATACATCGGCAACTGAACCACCGAACGGCTGGGACGATATTGGAGGCGCAGAATTGGTAAACATGCGATCGGAGCACCTCGGCTCAGGTAATTCAGtggttattcatttaaatatcgAGTATGTGTTTCGATGTCGCCTTATAAGCACCTTGCTGCGGTACGGAGCTGTGGTATGTCACAGCGCGTGGAAAAGTAAgtgatttaatgaaaatgtaaagatTACTTTAGCTGTTCAACAAATGTCTGTTTTGCTTGAATATCCCatggggttttttatttattttatttatttaaattttttttacgaTAGTCggtcagatttttttctctttcatttggtGTCACCCTTGGTCCATGCTAATAAGATCGAAAGTGAAATTCAGTCAGGTATTCTGTGCTTATTCGGTGCATACGTAGGCAtaatgtgtatgcgtgtgtgaatttgtgtgcatgtgtgtcagagtgtgtgcaggtgagtgcaCGCGTGTGAGCTGTatgaatgagtgtatgtatgagtttttattattcttttttaaaatcttttatatttttattaccttGTATTTATCTTGTATATTTGAGCTCCGCTCGGGCAGTGCGCCTGATTTTCGTTGTATGCATca from Anguilla anguilla isolate fAngAng1 chromosome 12, fAngAng1.pri, whole genome shotgun sequence encodes the following:
- the rflnb gene encoding refilin-B isoform X3, which gives rise to MSVRFNLPNVSEDDLHVNCAPGRPLDSPDSGLPPSPSPSAWLLPGGPERAGLRPLAEEDSRRAPATGADPVFSPQFRPLSYGEGIELDPLPPKEVRYTSSVRYDSDRHFIHYVSLEPRGFGLDSCSQTIVALSHNTWKHYRTQLHLEPRQRVQRYQSTTIVYPKHASAVYVTHLHYDCSRKARRFLSSVELEAAQRG
- the rflnb gene encoding refilin-B isoform X2; the encoded protein is MSVRFNLPNVSEDDLHVNCAPGRPLDSPDSGLPPSPSPSAWLLPGGPERAGLRPLAEEDSRRAPAQTGADPVFSPQFRPLSYGEGIELDPLPPKEVRYTSSVRYDSDRHFIHYVSLEPRGFGLDSCSQTIVALSHNTWKHYRTQLHLEPRQRVQRYQSTTIVYPKHASAVYVTHLHYDCSRKARRFLSSVELEAAQRG
- the rflnb gene encoding refilin-B isoform X1 codes for the protein MSVRFNLPNVSEDDLHVNCAPGRPLDSPDSGLPPSPSPSAWLLPGGPERAGLRPLAEEDSRRAPARNSCCLKTQQTGADPVFSPQFRPLSYGEGIELDPLPPKEVRYTSSVRYDSDRHFIHYVSLEPRGFGLDSCSQTIVALSHNTWKHYRTQLHLEPRQRVQRYQSTTIVYPKHASAVYVTHLHYDCSRKARRFLSSVELEAAQRG